The following nucleotide sequence is from Gemmatimonadaceae bacterium.
CTACCGCGCGTGGGGCGCGGAACTGTCGGGCGCCACCCCGCGGTTCGGGCGGACCGAATGGCGCCTCTTCGCCGAGCAGCAGTGGAACGCGCCCATGACGACGCGCTTCACGCTCTTCCGCGGCGCGCAGGATGATCGCGTGCTGCCAAACGTGACCGCCGCCAAGGCGGTGGAATTCGGCGGCGCGGCGCGCGTGCAGAAAGGATGGGGGCTCGACCCGCGTCGCCTGCGCGTCAATGTGGATGGACGCGCCGAGGCCGCCGCCGGCGACTTCGACTACACGCGCGGATTGCTCGACCTGACCGTGTCGCACGGCACGCCGTTCGGAACCGAACTGGCAGTCACCGCGTCGGCCGGCAGCACGGGAGGCACCGCCCCGGCGCAACGCAACTTCCAGCTGGGTGGCCTGCAGACGGTGCGCGGCATCCGTCCCGGGACGATGAGCGGCAGCGCCTTCTGGATGGGACGCGCCGAGTTGGCCATGTCACGGCGAGTCGTCAAGCCGGTCCTCTTCGGCGATGTTGGCTGGGCGGGCGACCGGAAGAACTTCTCGTCGCCTGGTCGTCCGATGAGCGGAGTCGGCGTTGGTGCGTCCATCCTCGACGGGATGATCCGGTTCGACGTGGCACGCGGGCTGTATCCGCAAAAGGCGGTGCGGGTGGACCTGAGCGTGGAGGCTCGGTTCTGAACGCTGCAAGGCGCGTAACGGTTGCTAAATTCGCGACAGAGTGACAAATCTGGTCACTCTTAACGCGTCTAAATCGCCGTGACCGACCCCACCCACGCCACTGGAGACGCGGCTGCCCGCGCCGAGGTCCTGCTTTGGCAGGGGACCTACCGCATGGGCATCGCGGCGGCGCTGGCCGGTGGCGCGCTGCTACTGCGCTCGCTGGAAATTGTTTCTGCCGAGTCGTATGGGGCGCTCGCGTGGGGAACGGAGATTGCCGCGCTGGGGTTCGCATTTGCGACGGCGATCTATATCGCCATCACGGGTGTCATCCAGTGGCGCGCGCGGACGCGTCGGCAGGCGTCGCGGGCGCTCGTCCGCACCCAGTTGGCGACCGACGCCCTGGCGGTTCACGTGTGCGCCCTGCTCCTGACGCCGCCCGCGCAGTACGATCGCACCCTGATCATCTCGATGTTCCTCGTGCAGTTCAGCCAGCTCTCCTTCGGCTGGCGCACGACCCTGTTCATGCTCGGCAGCGTCGGCATCAGCTACGGGAGCATCGTCGCCGTGTCGAATGCGGCGGGGATGATTTCATCGCCGATCGAGGAGTTGTGGACGTTTGCGCTCTTCGGCGCCGGTTCGCTGGCGTACGCGTGGATGCTTGGGCATCAGGGCGTCCGCATGAAACGCCTCACGCACCTGTTCGACAAGGCACGGGACGGCGACTTCAGCGAACCATACGCGGACGGGCGCGACAAATTCCCCGACTACATCACGCAGATCGGGCGCGCGTACAATGAACTGCGCGGCCATCTCGAAACGATCATCCTCACCGATCCGCTGAGCGGCTGCTTCAACCGGCGCGGCTTCAAGCAGCTGAGCGACCGCGAAGTCTCGCGCGGCATTCGCGCCAAGTGGCGCGTGGCGGTGCTGGCGCTCGACGTCGACCACTTCAAGCGGATCAATGACGACTTCGGCCACCTGACGGGGGACGAGGCCATCAAGGAGATCGGTGCGCTCATTCGCGATACGGCACGCGCCGGCGACGTGGTGGCACGACTCGGCGGCGAGGAATTCAGCATCCTGGCGCCGGACACGGATGAAGCCGGCGCGATGCACCTGGCGGGGCGCATCAACGAAGCCTTCCGCACCCGCTACTTCCAGAGTGTTCGCGGGCAGATCACGATCACCATCAGCATCGGCGTCGCCTCGGACGCCGCCGCGGCGGTCGACGTGGTGCGCATCCTTACGGAACGGGCCGACGAGGCCCTCTACGTGGCCAAGCGCAACGGCCGCGATCAGGCCGTGCTCTGGCAGACCGGGATGCGCGTCTTTGATTCGGCGACCGGTCGGAGTTCGGGAGAGCTCGGAATGCCGGATCGGAGGCTGTCACGGGAGATCGAAAGGCTGCCGTAAGGGCAGAGAGACAACAGAGAGACAACAGAGAGACAACAGAGAAACAACAGAGCGCGCCGGGGCCGGATGCCGTGGCGCGCTCTTTCTGTTGTCTCTCTGTTGTCTTTCTGTTGTCTCTCTGTTGTCTCTCTGTTGTCTCTCTTCTCAGATCCTCATCTGCCCCTCAGACACCAACACCGCCTCCCCGCCCACGCGCAGTGCGGTGATGGTGCCGTCGGCTTTGTCGGCTTCGATTTCGAGACGGCTGGGGCGACCCATCTCGACGCCCTGGTCGATGGTCCACGCCAGCGTGCCGCCGCGCACGCGTGACCGCGCCGCGAGGTAGCCGGCGAGGGTGACCGCCGCGGAGCCGGTGGCCGGATCCTCGGGGACGCTGATCCCCGGCGCGAACATGCGGGCGCGGTAGTGCCGCTCGCCCCCCTCCGGATCCGCCGCGTACACAAAGATCATCGGCGCCCAGGCGTTGGCGAGCGTCTCTTCCCAGCGCTCCACGTTCACGCGCGAGCGGCTCACTGCCTTGACGCTCGTGAGCGGGACGATCAGGAACGGTAGGCCGCACGAGACCGCCTGCGGCCGCTCCGAGGTGGCCATGATGTCGTCCGTGGACAGGCCGAGCATCTTCGCAAGGACGCCGCGCGAGGGGACCGGCGGCCCGATCTCGGGCATCTTCGCCGCCGACAACTGCGCCCACCCGCCGCCGGCATGCACCCCGCGGATCACCACCGGCACCGGACCGACGTTCTCCTCGAAGATGATGCGCGCCTCCCCGTCGCTGACCGGGATCTCCCCCGTCGCCGCCAGCACGATTGCGGTGCCGATCGTCGGGTGGCCGGCAAACGGCACCTCACCCCCGGGCGTGAAGATGCGCACGCGCCGGGTATGGCCCGCCTGCTCGGGGGGATACACGAAGGTCGTCTCGGAGTAGTTGAACTCGCGGGCGATGGGGAGGAGCAGCTCCTCCGGAATCCCCCGGGCGTCCGGGATGACGGCCAGCTGATTGCCGCCGAAGCGAACGCCCGTGAAGACGTCAGTCGTGATGAAGCGGATCGTGGACAACGTCGCCTACTCCTCGGCCATGAATGGATACTTGTAGTCCGTCGGCGGGACGAAGGTTTCCTTGATGGTGCGGGCGCTGACCCAGCGCATCAGGTTCATCTTCGAGCCGGCCTTGTCGTTGGTGCCGCTCCCGCGGGCGCCGCCAAACGGCTGCTGACCCACCACGGCGCCCGTCGGCTTGTCGTTCACGTAGAAATTGCCCGCGGCGTTGCGCAGCGCGGTGTGCGCCTCGAGAATCGCGCGGCGTTCGCGCGCGAAGACCGCGCCGGTGAGGGCGTAGGGCGAGGTCTGGTCGACGATCTGGAGCGTCTCCGCCCACTTGGCGTCGTCATACACGTAGACCGTCATTACCGGGCCAAAGATCTCCTCGCAGAGCAGGCGGTACGACGGATTGTCGGTCTGCACCAGCGTCGGCTCGATGAACCACCCCTTCTCGCCGTGCGCCTTGCCGCCGGCCAGCACCTTGGCATTCTTGTTCGCGTCCGTCAGGTACTCGCTGATGCTCGTGAACGCCTTCTTGTCGATGACGGCTCCCATGAAATTCCGGAAGTCGGCGACGTCGCCCATCTTGATGTCGGCGATCATCTCCTGCGCGTACGTCAGGACGTCCTTCCAGAGCGACTTCGGGATGTACGCCCGGCTGGCGGCCGAGCACTTCTGGCCCTGATACTCGAACGCGCCGCGGACGATCCCCACCGCCACCGCCTTGGCGTCGGCGCTTGGATGTGCGACGATGAAGTCCTTGCCGCCGGTCTCGCCCACGATGCGCGGATACGAGCGGTAACGGTTCATGTTCTTGCCGATCGTCTCCCACATCGAGTTGAAGACGCCGGTGGAGCCGGTGAAGTGCACGCCGGCGAGGCCTGGATCCGAAAGCGCCACGGCCGAGATGGCCGAGGCCTCGCCCGGCAGGAAGTTGATGACGCCCGGCGGCAGCCCGGCCTCGACGAACAGCTGGTACATGTACCAGGCCGAGAGCATGGCCGAACTGGCGGGCTTCCAGAGCACCGTGTTGCCCATCAGCGCCGGCGACGACGAGAGGTTGCCGCCGATGGCCGTGAAGTTGAACGGCGTCACGGCGTAGACGAAGCCCTCGAGGTGGCGGTAGTCGGTCTGGTTCCACATCCCCGGCGACGAGACGGGCTGCTCGGCGTAGAGTTCCTGCGCGAAATGGACGTTGTAACGAAGGAAATCCGTCATTTCGCAGGCGGCGTCGATTTCCGACTGGTAGACGGTCTTCGACTGGCCCAGCATGGTGGCGGCGTTGAGCGTGCTGCGCCAGGTGGTGGCCAGCAGTTCGGCCGCGCGCAGCATCACGGCGGCGCGGTCTTCCCAGCGCCACGACGCCCATTCCTTCTGCGCCTCGGCGGCCGCGGCGATGGCCGCGTGCACATGCTCGGGCTTGGCCCGGTGAAAGCGCCCGATGACCTGCTGGTGGTTATGCGGTGAGCGCACGTCCACGAGATCCCCGGTGCGGATCTCCTTGCCGCCGACGACCACCGGGATGTCGGCGCAGTCAGCCGACATGGCGGCGAGGCGGCGCTTCAGCTCAGCCTTTTCGGGAGAGCCGGGAGCGTATGACTTGACCGGTTCGTTGACCGGGGGCGGGACGCGGCGGAGGGCGTTGACCGGGGCGGCGGGAATGTTCATGGAACGTCGAGCCTCGAACGAGTGGGATAAGGGCTCTCCAAAGATAACCGTACGGCAACCCTCACGGCCGTGCGGCCCGCGCACGT
It contains:
- a CDS encoding PhzF family phenazine biosynthesis protein; the encoded protein is MSTIRFITTDVFTGVRFGGNQLAVIPDARGIPEELLLPIAREFNYSETTFVYPPEQAGHTRRVRIFTPGGEVPFAGHPTIGTAIVLAATGEIPVSDGEARIIFEENVGPVPVVIRGVHAGGGWAQLSAAKMPEIGPPVPSRGVLAKMLGLSTDDIMATSERPQAVSCGLPFLIVPLTSVKAVSRSRVNVERWEETLANAWAPMIFVYAADPEGGERHYRARMFAPGISVPEDPATGSAAVTLAGYLAARSRVRGGTLAWTIDQGVEMGRPSRLEIEADKADGTITALRVGGEAVLVSEGQMRI
- a CDS encoding GGDEF domain-containing protein, which gives rise to MTDPTHATGDAAARAEVLLWQGTYRMGIAAALAGGALLLRSLEIVSAESYGALAWGTEIAALGFAFATAIYIAITGVIQWRARTRRQASRALVRTQLATDALAVHVCALLLTPPAQYDRTLIISMFLVQFSQLSFGWRTTLFMLGSVGISYGSIVAVSNAAGMISSPIEELWTFALFGAGSLAYAWMLGHQGVRMKRLTHLFDKARDGDFSEPYADGRDKFPDYITQIGRAYNELRGHLETIILTDPLSGCFNRRGFKQLSDREVSRGIRAKWRVAVLALDVDHFKRINDDFGHLTGDEAIKEIGALIRDTARAGDVVARLGGEEFSILAPDTDEAGAMHLAGRINEAFRTRYFQSVRGQITITISIGVASDAAAAVDVVRILTERADEALYVAKRNGRDQAVLWQTGMRVFDSATGRSSGELGMPDRRLSREIERLP
- the pruA gene encoding L-glutamate gamma-semialdehyde dehydrogenase, whose translation is MNIPAAPVNALRRVPPPVNEPVKSYAPGSPEKAELKRRLAAMSADCADIPVVVGGKEIRTGDLVDVRSPHNHQQVIGRFHRAKPEHVHAAIAAAAEAQKEWASWRWEDRAAVMLRAAELLATTWRSTLNAATMLGQSKTVYQSEIDAACEMTDFLRYNVHFAQELYAEQPVSSPGMWNQTDYRHLEGFVYAVTPFNFTAIGGNLSSSPALMGNTVLWKPASSAMLSAWYMYQLFVEAGLPPGVINFLPGEASAISAVALSDPGLAGVHFTGSTGVFNSMWETIGKNMNRYRSYPRIVGETGGKDFIVAHPSADAKAVAVGIVRGAFEYQGQKCSAASRAYIPKSLWKDVLTYAQEMIADIKMGDVADFRNFMGAVIDKKAFTSISEYLTDANKNAKVLAGGKAHGEKGWFIEPTLVQTDNPSYRLLCEEIFGPVMTVYVYDDAKWAETLQIVDQTSPYALTGAVFARERRAILEAHTALRNAAGNFYVNDKPTGAVVGQQPFGGARGSGTNDKAGSKMNLMRWVSARTIKETFVPPTDYKYPFMAEE